One Bacteroidota bacterium DNA segment encodes these proteins:
- a CDS encoding DUF4476 domain-containing protein, protein MKKYLLLSLFLINALYLLAQNTSLVVFSQSGEPFKLVLNGILYNDEAQTNVTVKGLNPTTYQATLIFENSEIGDLSGYVNLRERKEMTYAVKRRKVSVEEKLALMTLQNIARDFNLKDEDEVEAKKAEIERKDEIYSLKLFTEVAIKKQHQKASAKVKEINNNVTVNEVTSVHEMEKVQVEDVAVVAQDSEVIEEVTNDEYVEERGCEMYMDQPNFEMQITEISRVKFEDQKLSAAQELVNNNCLKVNQIEEILDLFTFDNSRLEIAKLAYSNTYDQLNFEKLYDLFSFESSKVELKEFVIANK, encoded by the coding sequence ATGAAAAAATATCTACTATTAAGTTTATTCTTGATCAATGCGCTCTATCTCCTTGCTCAAAATACTTCGTTGGTGGTTTTTTCACAAAGTGGAGAGCCTTTTAAATTGGTATTAAATGGGATTTTATATAATGATGAAGCCCAAACCAATGTGACTGTAAAAGGACTCAACCCTACAACCTATCAGGCAACGCTGATTTTTGAAAATTCTGAAATAGGGGATCTTTCAGGTTATGTGAACCTTCGTGAAAGAAAAGAAATGACCTATGCCGTTAAAAGACGGAAAGTAAGTGTGGAAGAAAAATTGGCACTCATGACATTGCAGAATATTGCACGAGATTTCAATCTCAAAGATGAAGATGAAGTGGAGGCCAAAAAAGCAGAAATTGAGCGCAAAGATGAAATATATAGTTTAAAGCTGTTTACTGAAGTGGCAATTAAAAAACAACATCAAAAAGCATCAGCTAAAGTAAAAGAAATTAATAATAACGTGACTGTCAATGAAGTTACAAGTGTGCATGAAATGGAGAAAGTACAAGTTGAAGATGTTGCTGTTGTTGCCCAAGACTCTGAGGTAATCGAAGAGGTGACGAATGATGAATATGTTGAAGAAAGAGGATGTGAAATGTATATGGATCAGCCTAATTTCGAGATGCAAATTACTGAAATTAGTCGGGTGAAATTTGAGGATCAAAAACTTTCAGCTGCTCAGGAATTAGTCAATAATAATTGTTTAAAAGTAAATCAGATTGAAGAAATTCTTGATCTTTTTACCTTTGATAATTCTCGTCTGGAAATAGCAAAACTTGCCTATTCGAATACCTATGATCAGCTAAACTTCGAAAAGCTTTACGATCTTTTTAGTTTCGAATCTTCAAAAGTAGAATTGAAAGAGTTTGTGATAGCGAATAAATAA
- a CDS encoding PorT family protein — MKKTILIITTLFLSLVVYTQNVFEPETYFGIKLGGNFSRIISEPSIKQKINTGLTSGVVFKHISQKSLGIQIELNYKQAGWNENLDSTNTYKRRLDYIQIPFMTHINLGNQKTRFLINLGSYLDYLLSEKEKINLLEDVEEKDYYGKKVNNKTGFGLCLGFGISLHSSIGLFQAESRISSSLNDIFKNTTGSHFSSSKNLNAELSLSYLIDYNAFKKASKNRN, encoded by the coding sequence ATGAAAAAAACTATCCTAATCATAACGACATTATTTTTGTCTTTGGTTGTTTACACCCAAAATGTTTTTGAACCAGAAACATATTTTGGAATTAAGTTAGGTGGAAATTTTTCTAGAATTATTTCTGAACCTTCAATCAAACAGAAAATTAATACAGGATTGACAAGTGGAGTTGTATTTAAACATATTTCACAAAAAAGTTTAGGAATCCAGATTGAACTGAATTATAAACAAGCTGGTTGGAATGAAAACTTAGATTCAACAAATACTTACAAAAGACGTTTAGATTATATTCAAATCCCATTTATGACTCATATTAATTTAGGAAATCAAAAAACAAGATTTTTGATTAATTTAGGCTCTTATCTTGATTACCTCCTTTCTGAAAAAGAGAAAATTAACTTATTAGAAGATGTTGAAGAAAAAGATTATTATGGAAAAAAAGTAAACAATAAAACTGGATTTGGATTATGTTTAGGATTTGGAATTTCATTGCATTCTTCAATTGGATTATTTCAAGCAGAAAGTAGAATTTCTTCCAGTTTAAATGATATTTTTAAAAATACTACTGGCTCACACTTTTCTTCATCAAAAAATTTAAATGCTGAGCTAAGCTTATCCTATTTAATTGATTACAATGCGTTTAAAAAGGCTAGTAAAAATCGTAACTGA
- the rfaD gene encoding ADP-glyceromanno-heptose 6-epimerase translates to MIVITGAAGFIGSCLVRKLNDEGFYDLVLVDDFSKTEKLKNIKNKQFSLKVDRNKFFNWLDNEHKLVQFIFHLGARTDTTEFDFDILNELNLDYSKQVWQKCIKYSLPLVYASSAATYGGGEFGYDDNHDLCENLKPLNPYGISKNEFDKWALQQEQKPYFWTGLKFFNVYGPNEYHKSRMASVVFHAFNQIQEKGGMQLFRSHKEGCGDGEQSRDFVYVKDVCEVMYFLMHNRKSENNGIYNLGTGKAESFNTLAEAIFESLEIEANLSYIDTPEDIRDKYQYFTEANIDKLRSIGYDKDFKKLKEGIADYVKTYLAVSDVY, encoded by the coding sequence ATGATTGTTATAACAGGTGCAGCAGGTTTTATTGGAAGTTGTTTGGTTCGAAAACTCAATGACGAAGGTTTTTATGACTTGGTTTTGGTGGATGATTTTTCGAAGACTGAGAAACTAAAAAATATTAAAAATAAGCAATTTAGTCTAAAAGTTGATCGAAATAAGTTTTTCAACTGGCTGGATAATGAACATAAATTGGTTCAGTTTATTTTTCACTTAGGTGCCAGAACCGACACTACTGAATTTGATTTTGACATATTGAATGAACTGAATCTGGATTATTCAAAGCAAGTGTGGCAAAAATGCATCAAATATAGCTTGCCACTGGTCTATGCATCATCTGCTGCAACATATGGTGGAGGAGAGTTCGGTTATGATGATAATCATGATTTATGCGAAAACCTGAAACCCTTGAATCCCTATGGCATTTCAAAAAATGAATTTGATAAATGGGCTTTGCAACAAGAACAAAAACCTTATTTCTGGACCGGTTTGAAATTCTTTAATGTCTATGGGCCAAATGAGTATCACAAAAGCAGAATGGCATCTGTCGTTTTTCATGCTTTTAATCAAATTCAGGAAAAAGGTGGAATGCAACTTTTCCGTTCACATAAGGAAGGATGTGGAGATGGTGAGCAAAGCCGCGATTTTGTATATGTAAAAGATGTTTGTGAAGTCATGTATTTTCTGATGCATAATAGGAAATCTGAAAATAACGGAATTTATAATTTGGGAACTGGTAAAGCTGAAAGTTTTAATACACTTGCTGAAGCTATTTTTGAGTCATTGGAAATAGAAGCCAATTTATCCTATATTGATACACCAGAGGATATTCGCGATAAATACCAGTATTTTACGGAAGCGAATATTGACAAACTGAGATCGATAGGTTATGACAAAGATTTTAAAAAGCTAAAAGAAGGAATTGCAGATTACGTGAAAACTTATTTGGCTGTAAGTGATGTTTATTGA